A single window of Ammospiza caudacuta isolate bAmmCau1 chromosome Z, bAmmCau1.pri, whole genome shotgun sequence DNA harbors:
- the MAMDC2 gene encoding MAM domain-containing protein 2 isoform X2 has protein sequence MPRLCLLAALALRLAGAALLSPGSCTFEDSACGYQWDYAHLPWTLHGEGHYISVDTSYEGEKAVLSSPDLYSEEWSCVRLIYQIATTSDTSPDPARLNLYLRQEGESFDRLLWSAKEPSDSWLIASLDLTNSTKKYKLVLEGEMGRDKSTSIAVFEIKITSGYCIECDFEENHLCGYVNRWNPNVNWFVGGGNIRNSQSILPKDHTLNSALGHYMYVDSVYVKHFQEVAQLISPRTTAPVSGCLSFYYQLKLESSIIFTVYLRDMSGFYEEIWKTDGALNADWALAEVDFNAPYPMEVIFEVAFNSAKGGYVALDDISFSPVYCSNQTGAPFNPVNAGCNFEEDLCNFYQDHKDGPGWSRVKVKRNVYRAGDHTTGFGYYLLANTKFTSQPGYIGRLYGPTLPGNLQFCLRFYYALYGFFKMSGTLAVYIFEENYVVQEKIWSVLDSPKGVWTQAEISFKKPMPCKVVFVSWCKSFWDCGLVALDDVSLSLGSCQAADLLLPTPGECTFEKDECVFTQKKRGRGSWHRKRGPTPTSYTGPKGDHTTGVGYYMYIEASNMVYGQRAYLVSRSLRGTSGKQCLTFFYHMYGAGTGLLSVYLKKEGDDEEIPLWRRTGEQSISWLRGLIEYESDTNYQIIFEAIRGVSIRSDTAIDDILFQAGPCLEVEEIQFSSGYPDSLNEIEY, from the exons GACATTACATTTCTGTGGATACGTCTTACGAGGGTGAGAAAGCAGTGCTGTCCAGCCCTGACCTGTACTCCGAGGAATGGAGCTGTGTCCGACTGATCTATCAGATAGCAACAACTTCAGACACCTCACCTGATCCTGCCAGGCTCAACCTGTACCTGAGGCAGGAGGGAGAAAGTTTTGATCGTTTGCTGTGGTCAGCCAAGGAGCCATCAGACAGCTGGCTCATAGCTAGCTTAGATTTAACCAACAGCACAAAGAAGTACAAG CTGGTACTGGAAGGTGAAATGGGACGAGATAAATCCACCAGTATAGCAGTTTTTGAAATCAAAATAACTTCTGGATATTGTATTG AATGTGACTTTGAAGAAAATCATCTTTGTGGCTATGTGAACCGCTGGAATCCTAACGTCAACTGGTTTGTTGGTGGAGGGAACATTCGGAATTCTCAGTCTATCCTGCCCAAAGACCACACACTTAACAGTGCACTGG GTCACTACATGTACGTGGACTCTGTGTATGTCAAACACTTTCAGGAAGTGGCCCAGCTAATCTCACCAAGGACCACAGCCCCAGTATCTGGCTGCTTATCTTTTTATTATCAGCTTAAGCTGGAAAGCAgcattatttttactgtttacCTGAGAGACATGAGTGGCTTTTATGAAGAGATCTGGAAAACAGACGGTGCACTGAATGCAGACTGGGCGTTGGCAGAAGTCGACTTCAATGCGCCGTATCCCATGGAG GTAATATTTGAAGTGGCTTTCAATAGCGCCAAGGGAGGTTATGTTGCCCTTGAtgacatttctttctctccGGTTTACTGCAGCAATCAGACAG GAGCTCCTTTCAATCCTGTCAATGCAGGCTGCAATTTTGAGGAAGATCTGTGTAATTTCTACCAAGATCATAAAGATGGCCCAGGATGGAGCAGAGTGAAAGTGAAGCGCAATGTGTATAGAGCAGGAGATCACACTACTGGATTCG GCTATTATTTGTTGGCAAACACAAAGTTTACATCACAGCCTGGGTACATTGGACGTCTGTATGGCCCGACCCTGCCAGGAAACCTGCAGTTTTGTCTGCGTTTTTATTATGCCTTATATGGGTTTTTCAAGATGAGTGGCACTCTTGCAGTTTATATTTTTGAGGAGAATTATGTTGTTCAAGAGAAAATCTGGTCTGTCTTGGACTCTCCAAAGGGAGTTTGGACTCAAGCTGAAATCTCCTTCAAAAAGCCTATGCCTTGCAAG GTTGTCTTTGTTAGCTGGTGTAAAAGCTTCTGGGACTGTGGACTTGTGGCACTGGATGATGTATCATTGAGCCTGGgaagctgccaggctgctg ATTTGTTGCTGCCCACTCCTGGAGAATGCACTTTTGAAAAAGATGAGTGTGTGTTCACCCAGAAGAAGAGAGGTCGTGGTAGCTGGCACAGGAAGAGGGGTCCAACTCCCACTTCTTACACTGGACCAAAAGGAGACCACACTACTGGGGTAG GATACTACATGTATATAGAGGCATCTAACATGGTCTATGGACAGAGAGCATACCTAGTTTCAAGATCACTAAGAGGAACATCTGGAAAACAGTGCCTGACATTTTTCTATCATATGTATGGAGCTGGGACTGGATTATTAAGTGTTTATCTAAAAAAGGAAGGGGATGATGAAGAAATACCTTTGTGGAGGAGGACAGGGGAACAAAGCATCTCATGGCTAAGGGGACTGATAGAATATGAAAGTGATACAAACTACcag ATTATTTTTGAGGCAATCCGTGGTGTGTCAATAAGAAGTGACACTGCTATTGATGATATTCTGTTCCAGGCAGGACCTTGTTTGG AAGTGGAAGAAATTCAGTTCTCATCAGGCTATCCAGACAGCTTAAATGAAATTGAGTATTAA